A part of Acipenser ruthenus chromosome 48, fAciRut3.2 maternal haplotype, whole genome shotgun sequence genomic DNA contains:
- the LOC131721198 gene encoding integrin alpha-D-like isoform X1: MLSILTILLHICSSASSFNINSQLPPLPGDSSTQFGHKVLQFGSGNRTRIIVSAPLKDNGTGGLYSCQYSSQDCAAINLHGQAGISLGLSMATDTHNADHLVACGPRLSHYCDRNSFLNGVCFLLNENLNVSETLKPAFQECTDSGLDALILFDDSVSITSKDFNTMNTFIKNTIRMFTDPKAQVAAAQFSTVTRPVFQFENFRYNRNPDVLMQHVQQTRGNTYTPSAIKYVLDEMFTEVKGMRRESKKLLIVITDGLSNDKLTFQDVIPLAEKRGIIRYAIGVGSDFKTSLKELQAIASDGNVFNADSFDALSSIQEQLKERIFAIEGTNKRSNFSSFQMELSQGGFSAAFAEGALLLGAVGSFDWSGGMVEVRDGQSTFINASSQDPDMKTSYLGYSVAAGRTGQGVLYFLGAPRYRHKGKVIVFQKRNSNWVETQHIQGEQIGSAFGSELCSVDVNADGQTDLLLIGAPLFHQEGVGGRVTVCVLEPAGNVSCNSSLYGSHGNLLGRFGAAIARTADLNGDNLSDIAIGAPLENDWHGSVYIFIGERRGVRSGYSQKLEGMSFSPSLQFFGQSVHAAGDVTGDGMTDIAVGAKGAVVILRSQPVVNVSVSVSFSPAVLPQERFHCAGSPSSYTDPAALATVCVSVEPLYAGVFAGSLSMSVNISLELDPGRASSRLLFSNTAGEVSQSLSVKDRECVVQEIRVPDCIEDYSPVGVRGSFSVSGEEIQGSRGLRPILTPDCNTEFTGQLPLEKICGEDDICVADLSVSFNFSGSRFIVASSSFVLNVIVNLTNAGEDSNSSEVVLLYPAALSFTKAIVVQSTWRVSLACTAVRIPGKAVLERTSCEVSAPILKEGATVLLLASFAVSRPDDLKDSLEINVTARSKNENLTLEDNFARDSIPVLQPINVIVRGAESTQYLNFTGSLQESKLAEHSYEVRNLAKAAPVNMTFIVPLELEHGFKWNISIPQACVNEGEVKGNSNQTDYQHERISTAKGCQGTLCRVIHCAIDQLTKEQPIRFTFSGNVIKDKTQREVKLKLESWGFLSYNQQKYTQYPDGKYHQAQVVTDLEVLVEVNYVPIILGSTLGGLFILLLIFVILFKAGFFKRDSSEPLTTNEQES, from the exons tcTGCTCCTCAGCCAGCTCTTTCAATATCAACTCCCAGCTCCCTCCTCTCCCTGGGGACTCTTCCACACAGTTTGGACACAAAGTCCTCCAGTTTGGCTCTGGAAACAGAACAAG GATTATTGTCAGCGCCCCTCTAAAAGACAATGGGACTGGAGGACTGTACAGCTGTCAGTACAGCAGCCAGGACTGTGCAGCTATCAACCTCCATG GGCAAGCTGGGATATCTCTGGGGCTCTCCATGGCAACAGATACCCACAATGCAGATCATCTAGTG GCTTGTGGTCCCAGGTTGTCTCACTACTGCGACCGGAACAGTTTTCTCAATGGAGTCTGCTTCCTGCTCAATGAAAACCTCAATGTCTCGGAGACGCTCAAGCCAGCTTTTCAAG AATGCACTGACTCTGGCCTTGATGCATTAATCCTGTTTGACGATTCTGTGAGCATCACTTCCAAGGATTTTAATACCATGAACACATTTATCAAAAACACCATTCGAATGTTCACCGACCCCAAAGCACAG GTTGCCGCGGCTCAGTTCTCCACCGTGACCCGGCCTGTCTTCCAGTTTGAGAACTTCCGGTACAATCGAAACCCGGATGTGCTGATGCAACATGTCCAGCAGACGAGGGGAAACACGTACACTCCCAGCGCAATCAAATACGTGCT AGATGAAATGTTCACAGAGGTGAAAGGAATGCGCCGGGAATCTAAGAAGCTTCTCATCGTGATCACGGACGGACTGTCTAACGACAAACTGACATTCCAGGATGTTATTCCGCTGGCAGAGAAACGCGGGATAATCCGATACGCCATTGGG gtCGGCAGTGACTTCAAGACCTCTCTAAAAGAGTTACAAGCCATAGCGTCGGACGGCAACGTCTTTAACGCTGACAGTTTTGACGCCCTCAGCTCTATCCAGGAACAACTCAAGGAAAGAATATTCGCCATTGAAG GGACCAACAAGAGATCCAACTTCAGCTCCTTCCAAATGGAGCTTTCCCAGGGCGGCTTCAGCGCTGCTTTCGCAGAG ggggcgCTGTTACTGGGAGCTGTGGGATCCTTTGACTGGTCTGGAGGAATGGTGGAGGTACGGGATGGCCAGAGCACTTTTATAAATGCCTCCTCTCAGGACCCGGACATGAAGACGTCTTACCTGG GATACTCTGTGGCGGCTGGCCGGACTGGACAGGGGGTTCTGTATTTTCTGGGGGCGCCCCGATACAGACACAAGGGCAAAGTGATCGTGTTCCAGAAGAGAAACTCAAACTGGGTCGAGACTCAGCACATCCAGGGGGAACAG ATCGGGTCTGCGTTCGGCTCGGAGCTCTGCTCGGTGGATGTCAAtgcagacggacagacagacctGCTGCTGATTGGAGCCCCTCTCTTCCACCAGGAGGGAGTCGGGGGCAGGGTGACTGTGTGCGTGCTGGAGCCAGCG GGGAATGTCTCCTGCAATTCCTCCCTCTATGGTTCTCATGGGAATCTCTTGGGGAGATTCGGAGCAGCGATCGCTCGGACGGCCGATCTCAACGGAGACAATCTGTCGGACATCGCCATCGGAGCGCCGCTGGAGAACGACTGGCACGGGAGCGTCTATATCTTCAtcggggagaggaggggggtgcGATCGGGGTACAGCCAG AAACTCGAGGGAATGTCCTTCAGTCCCAGCCTGCAGTTCTTCGGTCAGTCTGTCCACGCCGCCGGTGACGTCACCGGGGACGGGATGACGGACATCGCGGTCGGAGCAAAGGGGGCTGTCGTCATTCTGAG GTCCCAGCCGGTAGTCAATGTCTCAGTGTCCGTGTCGTTCTCTCCTGCTGTTCTGCCTCAGGAGAGATTCCACTGCGCTGGGAGCCCATCCAGCTACACTGACCCTGCTGCCCTGGccacagtgtgtgtcagtgtggagCCGCTCTACGCTGGTGTTTTTG CAGGCTCTCTCAGTATGAGTGTTAACATCTCTCTGGAGCTCGACCCAGGAAGAGCATCGAGTCGGCTGCTTTTCAGCAACACCGCGGGGGAGGTGTCTCAGAGCCTGTCTGTGAAGGACCGGGAGTGTGTGGTCCAGGAGATCAGAGTTCCG GACTGTATTGAGGATTACTCTCCTGTGGGGGTCCGGGGGAGTTTCTCAGTGAGCGGAGAGGAGATTCAGGGGTCCCGAGGCCTGAGGCCAATTTTGACCCCCGACTGCAACACAGAATTCACAGGGCAG CTGCCACTGGAGAAGATTTGTGGAGAAGATGACATCTGTGTTGCTGATCTGAGCGTCTCCTTTAACTTCTCCGG TTCCCGGTTCATTGTGGCGAGCTCGTCCTTCGTTCTGAATGTCATAGTGAACCTGACCAATGCTGGCGAGGATTCAAACAGCAGTGAGGTGGTTCTGCTCTACCCGGCAGCGCTCTCCTTCACGAAAGCCATCGTGGTGCAG TCCACGTGGCGCGTGAGTCTGGCCTGCACTGCAGTCAGGATCCCGGGGAAGGCAGTGCTGGAGAGGACCTCCTGTGAAGTCAGCGCCCCTATCCTGAAGGAAGGAGCCACT GTGCTGTTGCTCGCCTCCTTTGCCGTGTCCAGACCTGATGATCTGAAGGACAGCCTGGAGATCAACGTGACAGCCAGGAG TAAAAACGAAAACTTAACTTTAGAAGATAACTTTGCAAGAGATTCGATTCCTGTATTACAGCCAATTAATGTCATTGTGAGGGG GGCTGAATCAACGCAGTACCTGAACTTTACAGGAAGTCTCCAGGAAAGCAAACTAGCGGAGCATTCCTATGAG GTGAGGAACCTGGCCAAGGCGGCTCCAGTGAACATGACTTTTATAGTTCCACTGGAACTTGAACACGGGTTCAAATGGAACATCTCTATACCGCAG gcCTGTGTTAATGAGGGCGAAGTGAAGGGGAACTCAAATCAAACTGATTATCAGCATGAGAGAATCTCTACAGCAAAG GGCTGCCAGGGAACTCTCTGTCGCGTGATTCACTGCGCCATCGATCAGCTGACCAAGGAGCAGCCAATCAGATTCACTTTCTCAGGGAATGTCATAAAGGATAAGACG CAGAGGGAAGTGAAGCTGAAGCTGGAGAGCTGGGGGTTCCTGTCCTACAATCAACAGAAATACACCCAGTACCCCGACGGGAAGTACCACCAGGCACAG GTTGTGACAGACCTGGAGGTTCTTGTTGAAGTGAACTACGTCCCGATCATTCTGGGGAGCACATTGGGGGGGCTCTTCATCCTGCTATTGATCTTTGTCATTCTCTTCAAG gcTGGATTTTTCAAGAGAGACTCGTCGGAGCCACTAACGACCAATGAGCAAGAAAGTTAA
- the LOC131721198 gene encoding integrin alpha-X-like isoform X3 yields MLSILTILLHICSSASSFNINSQLPPLPGDSSTQFGHKVLQFGSGNRTRIIVSAPLKDNGTGGLYSCQYSSQDCAAINLHGQAGISLGLSMATDTHNADHLVACGPRLSHYCDRNSFLNGVCFLLNENLNVSETLKPAFQECTDSGLDALILFDDSVSITSKDFNTMNTFIKNTIRMFTDPKAQVAAAQFSTVTRPVFQFENFRYNRNPDVLMQHVQQTRGNTYTPSAIKYVLDEMFTEVKGMRRESKKLLIVITDGLSNDKLTFQDVIPLAEKRGIIRYAIGVGSDFKTSLKELQAIASDGNVFNADSFDALSSIQEQLKERIFAIEGTNKRSNFSSFQMELSQGGFSAAFAEGALLLGAVGSFDWSGGMVEVRDGQSTFINASSQDPDMKTSYLGYSVAAGRTGQGVLYFLGAPRYRHKGKVIVFQKRNSNWVETQHIQGEQIGSAFGSELCSVDVNADGQTDLLLIGAPLFHQEGVGGRVTVCVLEPAKLEGMSFSPSLQFFGQSVHAAGDVTGDGMTDIAVGAKGAVVILRSQPVVNVSVSVSFSPAVLPQERFHCAGSPSSYTDPAALATVCVSVEPLYAGVFAGSLSMSVNISLELDPGRASSRLLFSNTAGEVSQSLSVKDRECVVQEIRVPDCIEDYSPVGVRGSFSVSGEEIQGSRGLRPILTPDCNTEFTGQLPLEKICGEDDICVADLSVSFNFSGSRFIVASSSFVLNVIVNLTNAGEDSNSSEVVLLYPAALSFTKAIVVQSTWRVSLACTAVRIPGKAVLERTSCEVSAPILKEGATVLLLASFAVSRPDDLKDSLEINVTARSKNENLTLEDNFARDSIPVLQPINVIVRGAESTQYLNFTGSLQESKLAEHSYEVRNLAKAAPVNMTFIVPLELEHGFKWNISIPQACVNEGEVKGNSNQTDYQHERISTAKGCQGTLCRVIHCAIDQLTKEQPIRFTFSGNVIKDKTQREVKLKLESWGFLSYNQQKYTQYPDGKYHQAQVVTDLEVLVEVNYVPIILGSTLGGLFILLLIFVILFKAGFFKRDSSEPLTTNEQES; encoded by the exons tcTGCTCCTCAGCCAGCTCTTTCAATATCAACTCCCAGCTCCCTCCTCTCCCTGGGGACTCTTCCACACAGTTTGGACACAAAGTCCTCCAGTTTGGCTCTGGAAACAGAACAAG GATTATTGTCAGCGCCCCTCTAAAAGACAATGGGACTGGAGGACTGTACAGCTGTCAGTACAGCAGCCAGGACTGTGCAGCTATCAACCTCCATG GGCAAGCTGGGATATCTCTGGGGCTCTCCATGGCAACAGATACCCACAATGCAGATCATCTAGTG GCTTGTGGTCCCAGGTTGTCTCACTACTGCGACCGGAACAGTTTTCTCAATGGAGTCTGCTTCCTGCTCAATGAAAACCTCAATGTCTCGGAGACGCTCAAGCCAGCTTTTCAAG AATGCACTGACTCTGGCCTTGATGCATTAATCCTGTTTGACGATTCTGTGAGCATCACTTCCAAGGATTTTAATACCATGAACACATTTATCAAAAACACCATTCGAATGTTCACCGACCCCAAAGCACAG GTTGCCGCGGCTCAGTTCTCCACCGTGACCCGGCCTGTCTTCCAGTTTGAGAACTTCCGGTACAATCGAAACCCGGATGTGCTGATGCAACATGTCCAGCAGACGAGGGGAAACACGTACACTCCCAGCGCAATCAAATACGTGCT AGATGAAATGTTCACAGAGGTGAAAGGAATGCGCCGGGAATCTAAGAAGCTTCTCATCGTGATCACGGACGGACTGTCTAACGACAAACTGACATTCCAGGATGTTATTCCGCTGGCAGAGAAACGCGGGATAATCCGATACGCCATTGGG gtCGGCAGTGACTTCAAGACCTCTCTAAAAGAGTTACAAGCCATAGCGTCGGACGGCAACGTCTTTAACGCTGACAGTTTTGACGCCCTCAGCTCTATCCAGGAACAACTCAAGGAAAGAATATTCGCCATTGAAG GGACCAACAAGAGATCCAACTTCAGCTCCTTCCAAATGGAGCTTTCCCAGGGCGGCTTCAGCGCTGCTTTCGCAGAG ggggcgCTGTTACTGGGAGCTGTGGGATCCTTTGACTGGTCTGGAGGAATGGTGGAGGTACGGGATGGCCAGAGCACTTTTATAAATGCCTCCTCTCAGGACCCGGACATGAAGACGTCTTACCTGG GATACTCTGTGGCGGCTGGCCGGACTGGACAGGGGGTTCTGTATTTTCTGGGGGCGCCCCGATACAGACACAAGGGCAAAGTGATCGTGTTCCAGAAGAGAAACTCAAACTGGGTCGAGACTCAGCACATCCAGGGGGAACAG ATCGGGTCTGCGTTCGGCTCGGAGCTCTGCTCGGTGGATGTCAAtgcagacggacagacagacctGCTGCTGATTGGAGCCCCTCTCTTCCACCAGGAGGGAGTCGGGGGCAGGGTGACTGTGTGCGTGCTGGAGCCAGCG AAACTCGAGGGAATGTCCTTCAGTCCCAGCCTGCAGTTCTTCGGTCAGTCTGTCCACGCCGCCGGTGACGTCACCGGGGACGGGATGACGGACATCGCGGTCGGAGCAAAGGGGGCTGTCGTCATTCTGAG GTCCCAGCCGGTAGTCAATGTCTCAGTGTCCGTGTCGTTCTCTCCTGCTGTTCTGCCTCAGGAGAGATTCCACTGCGCTGGGAGCCCATCCAGCTACACTGACCCTGCTGCCCTGGccacagtgtgtgtcagtgtggagCCGCTCTACGCTGGTGTTTTTG CAGGCTCTCTCAGTATGAGTGTTAACATCTCTCTGGAGCTCGACCCAGGAAGAGCATCGAGTCGGCTGCTTTTCAGCAACACCGCGGGGGAGGTGTCTCAGAGCCTGTCTGTGAAGGACCGGGAGTGTGTGGTCCAGGAGATCAGAGTTCCG GACTGTATTGAGGATTACTCTCCTGTGGGGGTCCGGGGGAGTTTCTCAGTGAGCGGAGAGGAGATTCAGGGGTCCCGAGGCCTGAGGCCAATTTTGACCCCCGACTGCAACACAGAATTCACAGGGCAG CTGCCACTGGAGAAGATTTGTGGAGAAGATGACATCTGTGTTGCTGATCTGAGCGTCTCCTTTAACTTCTCCGG TTCCCGGTTCATTGTGGCGAGCTCGTCCTTCGTTCTGAATGTCATAGTGAACCTGACCAATGCTGGCGAGGATTCAAACAGCAGTGAGGTGGTTCTGCTCTACCCGGCAGCGCTCTCCTTCACGAAAGCCATCGTGGTGCAG TCCACGTGGCGCGTGAGTCTGGCCTGCACTGCAGTCAGGATCCCGGGGAAGGCAGTGCTGGAGAGGACCTCCTGTGAAGTCAGCGCCCCTATCCTGAAGGAAGGAGCCACT GTGCTGTTGCTCGCCTCCTTTGCCGTGTCCAGACCTGATGATCTGAAGGACAGCCTGGAGATCAACGTGACAGCCAGGAG TAAAAACGAAAACTTAACTTTAGAAGATAACTTTGCAAGAGATTCGATTCCTGTATTACAGCCAATTAATGTCATTGTGAGGGG GGCTGAATCAACGCAGTACCTGAACTTTACAGGAAGTCTCCAGGAAAGCAAACTAGCGGAGCATTCCTATGAG GTGAGGAACCTGGCCAAGGCGGCTCCAGTGAACATGACTTTTATAGTTCCACTGGAACTTGAACACGGGTTCAAATGGAACATCTCTATACCGCAG gcCTGTGTTAATGAGGGCGAAGTGAAGGGGAACTCAAATCAAACTGATTATCAGCATGAGAGAATCTCTACAGCAAAG GGCTGCCAGGGAACTCTCTGTCGCGTGATTCACTGCGCCATCGATCAGCTGACCAAGGAGCAGCCAATCAGATTCACTTTCTCAGGGAATGTCATAAAGGATAAGACG CAGAGGGAAGTGAAGCTGAAGCTGGAGAGCTGGGGGTTCCTGTCCTACAATCAACAGAAATACACCCAGTACCCCGACGGGAAGTACCACCAGGCACAG GTTGTGACAGACCTGGAGGTTCTTGTTGAAGTGAACTACGTCCCGATCATTCTGGGGAGCACATTGGGGGGGCTCTTCATCCTGCTATTGATCTTTGTCATTCTCTTCAAG gcTGGATTTTTCAAGAGAGACTCGTCGGAGCCACTAACGACCAATGAGCAAGAAAGTTAA
- the LOC131721198 gene encoding integrin alpha-D-like isoform X2: MLSILTILLHICSSASSFNINSQLPPLPGDSSTQFGHKVLQFGSGNRTRIIVSAPLKDNGTGGLYSCQYSSQDCAAINLHGQAGISLGLSMATDTHNADHLVACGPRLSHYCDRNSFLNGVCFLLNENLNVSETLKPAFQECTDSGLDALILFDDSVSITSKDFNTMNTFIKNTIRMFTDPKAQVAAAQFSTVTRPVFQFENFRYNRNPDVLMQHVQQTRGNTYTPSAIKYVLDEMFTEVKGMRRESKKLLIVITDGLSNDKLTFQDVIPLAEKRGIIRYAIGVGSDFKTSLKELQAIASDGNVFNADSFDALSSIQEQLKERIFAIEGTNKRSNFSSFQMELSQGGFSAAFAEGALLLGAVGSFDWSGGMVEVRDGQSTFINASSQDPDMKTSYLGYSVAAGRTGQGVLYFLGAPRYRHKGKVIVFQKRNSNWVETQHIQGEQIGSAFGSELCSVDVNADGQTDLLLIGAPLFHQEGVGGRVTVCVLEPAGNVSCNSSLYGSHGNLLGRFGAAIARTADLNGDNLSDIAIGAPLENDWHGSVYIFIGERRGVRSGYSQKLEGMSFSPSLQFFGQSVHAAGDVTGDGMTDIAVGAKGAVVILRSQPVVNVSVSVSFSPAVLPQERFHCAGSPSSYTDPAALATVCVSVEPLYAGVFGSLSMSVNISLELDPGRASSRLLFSNTAGEVSQSLSVKDRECVVQEIRVPDCIEDYSPVGVRGSFSVSGEEIQGSRGLRPILTPDCNTEFTGQLPLEKICGEDDICVADLSVSFNFSGSRFIVASSSFVLNVIVNLTNAGEDSNSSEVVLLYPAALSFTKAIVVQSTWRVSLACTAVRIPGKAVLERTSCEVSAPILKEGATVLLLASFAVSRPDDLKDSLEINVTARSKNENLTLEDNFARDSIPVLQPINVIVRGAESTQYLNFTGSLQESKLAEHSYEVRNLAKAAPVNMTFIVPLELEHGFKWNISIPQACVNEGEVKGNSNQTDYQHERISTAKGCQGTLCRVIHCAIDQLTKEQPIRFTFSGNVIKDKTQREVKLKLESWGFLSYNQQKYTQYPDGKYHQAQVVTDLEVLVEVNYVPIILGSTLGGLFILLLIFVILFKAGFFKRDSSEPLTTNEQES; this comes from the exons tcTGCTCCTCAGCCAGCTCTTTCAATATCAACTCCCAGCTCCCTCCTCTCCCTGGGGACTCTTCCACACAGTTTGGACACAAAGTCCTCCAGTTTGGCTCTGGAAACAGAACAAG GATTATTGTCAGCGCCCCTCTAAAAGACAATGGGACTGGAGGACTGTACAGCTGTCAGTACAGCAGCCAGGACTGTGCAGCTATCAACCTCCATG GGCAAGCTGGGATATCTCTGGGGCTCTCCATGGCAACAGATACCCACAATGCAGATCATCTAGTG GCTTGTGGTCCCAGGTTGTCTCACTACTGCGACCGGAACAGTTTTCTCAATGGAGTCTGCTTCCTGCTCAATGAAAACCTCAATGTCTCGGAGACGCTCAAGCCAGCTTTTCAAG AATGCACTGACTCTGGCCTTGATGCATTAATCCTGTTTGACGATTCTGTGAGCATCACTTCCAAGGATTTTAATACCATGAACACATTTATCAAAAACACCATTCGAATGTTCACCGACCCCAAAGCACAG GTTGCCGCGGCTCAGTTCTCCACCGTGACCCGGCCTGTCTTCCAGTTTGAGAACTTCCGGTACAATCGAAACCCGGATGTGCTGATGCAACATGTCCAGCAGACGAGGGGAAACACGTACACTCCCAGCGCAATCAAATACGTGCT AGATGAAATGTTCACAGAGGTGAAAGGAATGCGCCGGGAATCTAAGAAGCTTCTCATCGTGATCACGGACGGACTGTCTAACGACAAACTGACATTCCAGGATGTTATTCCGCTGGCAGAGAAACGCGGGATAATCCGATACGCCATTGGG gtCGGCAGTGACTTCAAGACCTCTCTAAAAGAGTTACAAGCCATAGCGTCGGACGGCAACGTCTTTAACGCTGACAGTTTTGACGCCCTCAGCTCTATCCAGGAACAACTCAAGGAAAGAATATTCGCCATTGAAG GGACCAACAAGAGATCCAACTTCAGCTCCTTCCAAATGGAGCTTTCCCAGGGCGGCTTCAGCGCTGCTTTCGCAGAG ggggcgCTGTTACTGGGAGCTGTGGGATCCTTTGACTGGTCTGGAGGAATGGTGGAGGTACGGGATGGCCAGAGCACTTTTATAAATGCCTCCTCTCAGGACCCGGACATGAAGACGTCTTACCTGG GATACTCTGTGGCGGCTGGCCGGACTGGACAGGGGGTTCTGTATTTTCTGGGGGCGCCCCGATACAGACACAAGGGCAAAGTGATCGTGTTCCAGAAGAGAAACTCAAACTGGGTCGAGACTCAGCACATCCAGGGGGAACAG ATCGGGTCTGCGTTCGGCTCGGAGCTCTGCTCGGTGGATGTCAAtgcagacggacagacagacctGCTGCTGATTGGAGCCCCTCTCTTCCACCAGGAGGGAGTCGGGGGCAGGGTGACTGTGTGCGTGCTGGAGCCAGCG GGGAATGTCTCCTGCAATTCCTCCCTCTATGGTTCTCATGGGAATCTCTTGGGGAGATTCGGAGCAGCGATCGCTCGGACGGCCGATCTCAACGGAGACAATCTGTCGGACATCGCCATCGGAGCGCCGCTGGAGAACGACTGGCACGGGAGCGTCTATATCTTCAtcggggagaggaggggggtgcGATCGGGGTACAGCCAG AAACTCGAGGGAATGTCCTTCAGTCCCAGCCTGCAGTTCTTCGGTCAGTCTGTCCACGCCGCCGGTGACGTCACCGGGGACGGGATGACGGACATCGCGGTCGGAGCAAAGGGGGCTGTCGTCATTCTGAG GTCCCAGCCGGTAGTCAATGTCTCAGTGTCCGTGTCGTTCTCTCCTGCTGTTCTGCCTCAGGAGAGATTCCACTGCGCTGGGAGCCCATCCAGCTACACTGACCCTGCTGCCCTGGccacagtgtgtgtcagtgtggagCCGCTCTACGCTGGTGTTTTTG GCTCTCTCAGTATGAGTGTTAACATCTCTCTGGAGCTCGACCCAGGAAGAGCATCGAGTCGGCTGCTTTTCAGCAACACCGCGGGGGAGGTGTCTCAGAGCCTGTCTGTGAAGGACCGGGAGTGTGTGGTCCAGGAGATCAGAGTTCCG GACTGTATTGAGGATTACTCTCCTGTGGGGGTCCGGGGGAGTTTCTCAGTGAGCGGAGAGGAGATTCAGGGGTCCCGAGGCCTGAGGCCAATTTTGACCCCCGACTGCAACACAGAATTCACAGGGCAG CTGCCACTGGAGAAGATTTGTGGAGAAGATGACATCTGTGTTGCTGATCTGAGCGTCTCCTTTAACTTCTCCGG TTCCCGGTTCATTGTGGCGAGCTCGTCCTTCGTTCTGAATGTCATAGTGAACCTGACCAATGCTGGCGAGGATTCAAACAGCAGTGAGGTGGTTCTGCTCTACCCGGCAGCGCTCTCCTTCACGAAAGCCATCGTGGTGCAG TCCACGTGGCGCGTGAGTCTGGCCTGCACTGCAGTCAGGATCCCGGGGAAGGCAGTGCTGGAGAGGACCTCCTGTGAAGTCAGCGCCCCTATCCTGAAGGAAGGAGCCACT GTGCTGTTGCTCGCCTCCTTTGCCGTGTCCAGACCTGATGATCTGAAGGACAGCCTGGAGATCAACGTGACAGCCAGGAG TAAAAACGAAAACTTAACTTTAGAAGATAACTTTGCAAGAGATTCGATTCCTGTATTACAGCCAATTAATGTCATTGTGAGGGG GGCTGAATCAACGCAGTACCTGAACTTTACAGGAAGTCTCCAGGAAAGCAAACTAGCGGAGCATTCCTATGAG GTGAGGAACCTGGCCAAGGCGGCTCCAGTGAACATGACTTTTATAGTTCCACTGGAACTTGAACACGGGTTCAAATGGAACATCTCTATACCGCAG gcCTGTGTTAATGAGGGCGAAGTGAAGGGGAACTCAAATCAAACTGATTATCAGCATGAGAGAATCTCTACAGCAAAG GGCTGCCAGGGAACTCTCTGTCGCGTGATTCACTGCGCCATCGATCAGCTGACCAAGGAGCAGCCAATCAGATTCACTTTCTCAGGGAATGTCATAAAGGATAAGACG CAGAGGGAAGTGAAGCTGAAGCTGGAGAGCTGGGGGTTCCTGTCCTACAATCAACAGAAATACACCCAGTACCCCGACGGGAAGTACCACCAGGCACAG GTTGTGACAGACCTGGAGGTTCTTGTTGAAGTGAACTACGTCCCGATCATTCTGGGGAGCACATTGGGGGGGCTCTTCATCCTGCTATTGATCTTTGTCATTCTCTTCAAG gcTGGATTTTTCAAGAGAGACTCGTCGGAGCCACTAACGACCAATGAGCAAGAAAGTTAA